Genomic DNA from Sphingobium sp. WTD-1:
CGAGGCAATTGCTTTCATCCGGGCTTTCTTCGATCAGAAAAAACCTGTTGCCGCTATATGCCATGCACCCTGGACATTGATTGAGGCGGGCGTGCTTGAGGGTCGCACCTTGACGTCCTACCCGACGCTGAAGGTCGATATCGAGAACGCCGGCGGTGCATGGACCAATGAGGAAGTCGTGGTCGACAACGGTCTTGTTACCAGCCGCGATCCCAATGATTTGCCCGCTTTCTGTGCCAAACTCGTTGAGGAAATCGCAGAAGGCGTGGACGCAGCGCTCGCAGCAGGGAATTAAGGCGGGGCGTTTCGACGAACCATGTAAGGGCCTCTCACTTGAAAAGGTCCGCACAAAGCAAATGTGGCGGATGGCCAGCGATTGGCCGTCCGCCACGCCGCGTATCACACGAACGCGGCGCACCTGGCGGGCACACAAACCCTAAGCCGCGTCAACCGCGGTCACACATCGCCGGTTCCCGCTTCCAGATTCGACCCATTCCAACTTGTGGTTGAGTTGCACATGATCGAACGTGCGTTCGGCCAGATTTACGACCTACAGCGCCGCCTTGAGATAGCGGGCGGTGAGACTGCCTTCCGCTTCCGCAACGACGCCAGGGACGCCGCTGGCAACGATACGGCCTCCATCTTCCCCGGCCCCCGGTCCCAGGTCGATGATCCAGTCGACCTGTGTGATGGCGCGCATGTCATGTTCGACGACTACGACGGTATTGCCGGCGTCTACGAGGCCCTGCAGGTGTTGCATCAGCCGATCGCCATCGGAGGGGTGAAGCCCCGAAGTTGGCTCGTCGAGGATGTAGATCGTGTTGCCGCGTTGAGCGCGTTGCAGTTCAGTCGCCAGCTTGATGCGCTGCGCCTCCCCGCCAGACAACTCGGTCGCCGGCTGACCGAGCCTCAGATAGCCAAGACCGATCTCCCGCAACACGTCGAGGGAGCGCATCACAGATGCCTCGCCAGCGAAGAAATCGCACGCATCGTCGACAGTCAATTCGAGCACCTGGGCGATATTGCGCCCGTTCCATTCGACTTCGAGCGTTTGCGGGTTGTAGCGAGAGCCATGACAGGTCGAGCACGGGGCAAAAACGCTCGGCAGGAACAGCAGCTCCACCATGACGTATCCCTCGCCCTCGCACACAGGACACCGGCCTTGCGCGACGTTGAACGAGAACCTTCCCGGGCTGTAATGCCGCCGGCGGGCGAGCGGCGTATCAGCGAAGATCCGTCGCACATGGTCGAACATGCCGCTGTAGGTGGATAGGTTCGAGCGCGGCGTGCGGCCGATCGGTTTCTGATCGACCCGCACCAGCCTGCGAACATGCTCCATGCCTGCGACAATGCGTCCTTCAGTGTCGTTCTGCGCAACATCGAGCAGCGGATCGATATCCTCCTCCTCGGCCGCGGGGGAGCCGCCGAGGTGTTCCGTGACGAGCTCGGGCAGCGCCTGACTGACAAGACTGGATTTGCCCGATCCCGAAACGCCGGTGACAGCGGTGAAGCAGCCGATGGGAAACTCGACGTCGAGACCATGGAGATTGTTCCGCCTGATCCCTTCCAGGCGTAGCCATGCCTTGGGATCGCGCGGTGTGCGCTCACTGCGGAGCGGCTCTGCGAACAGGTAGCGGCGGGTGATCGAAGTCTCGACGTCGGCAAGTCCCTCTATCGGCCCGCTGTAGAGGACTTCACCGCCCTTTTCCCCGGCTCCTGGCCCGACATCGACGAGCCATTCCGCGCGGCGGATCACGTCGAGATCATGTTCGACGACGAACAGGGAGTTGCCCGCCGCCTTGAGACGCTCGAGGATGGTGAGCAAGGCTTCGCCATCTGCCGGGTGCAACCCTGCCGAAGGCTCGTCAAGCACATAGACCACGCCGAAAAGCTGTGACGACAATTGCGTGGCAAGCCGCAAGCGCTGCAGCTCTCCGGAGGAGAGCGTCGGCGTGCTGCGGTCGAGCGAAATGTAGCCAAGGCCAAGATCGATCAGCGGCTCTAGCCGCTCGATCAATTCGCAGGCAAGGCGTTGGGCGGCGATCCGCTTCTCGTCGGAGAGATTGGGCGTGCGGCGTACGTCGGGCGCGCTCTTGTGCGCAGAGCCGCCCGCCGCAACCCGTTGTTCGACCGCTGCATCGCGGGCCGCTTTTTCCAGAACATGGCCCTTTGAGGGGGCGGAGACCGCCCCATACGCGCCATGCGCGACGGGCATCAGCAAGTCCTTCAGCTTGAGCACCGTCAGGTCGCCGAACTCGGCAATGTCGAGGCCGGCGAATTTGACCGACAGGGCTTCGCGCTTCAGGCGCTTGCCGTCGCAGGTCGGGCACTCGCGGCCGATGATATATTGCGAGACGCGCTTCTTCATCAGCGCGCTTTTAGTGTTGGCGAAGGTTTCCAGCACATAGCGGCGCGCGCCGGTGAAGGTGCCCTGGTAGCTCGGCTCCATGCGGCGCTTGAGCGCCGTCCGGGTCTGTTCGGGCGTCAGGCCCGCATAGACCGGCACCGTCGGCGCCTCTTCAGTGAAGAGGATCCAGTCGCGATCTTTTTTCGGCAGGTCGCGCCACGGCGTATCGACGTCATAGCCGAGCGAAACGAGGATATCGCGCAGGTTCTGGCCATGCCAGGCGGCCGGCCAGGCGGCGATCGCTCGATCGCGAATGGTGAGGCTGTCGTCAGGAACCATCGTCTCTTCGGTCGCGTCATATACGCGGCCGATGCCGTGGCAGGTCGCGCAGGCTCCCGCGACCGTGTTGGGCGAGAAATCCTCCGCATAGAGCATGGGTTGATGGCGCGGATATTCGCCGACGCGCGAATAGAGCATCCGCACCAGGCTGGAGAGCGTCGTCACGCTGCCGACCGAGGATCGCGCGTTGGCCGAGCCGCGCTGCTGCTGCAGCGCGACCGCAGGCGGCAAACCGTCGATCGCGTCGACCTCCGGCACGCCGGCCTGGTCGATCAGGCGACGGGCATAGGGCGCAACCGATTCCAGATAACGCCGCTGCGCTTCGGCATAAAGGGTGCCGAACGCGA
This window encodes:
- a CDS encoding excinuclease ABC subunit UvrA, with amino-acid sequence MQVRGARQNNLKNVDVDVPRDAFVVFTGISGSGKSSLAFGTLYAEAQRRYLESVAPYARRLIDQAGVPEVDAIDGLPPAVALQQQRGSANARSSVGSVTTLSSLVRMLYSRVGEYPRHQPMLYAEDFSPNTVAGACATCHGIGRVYDATEETMVPDDSLTIRDRAIAAWPAAWHGQNLRDILVSLGYDVDTPWRDLPKKDRDWILFTEEAPTVPVYAGLTPEQTRTALKRRMEPSYQGTFTGARRYVLETFANTKSALMKKRVSQYIIGRECPTCDGKRLKREALSVKFAGLDIAEFGDLTVLKLKDLLMPVAHGAYGAVSAPSKGHVLEKAARDAAVEQRVAAGGSAHKSAPDVRRTPNLSDEKRIAAQRLACELIERLEPLIDLGLGYISLDRSTPTLSSGELQRLRLATQLSSQLFGVVYVLDEPSAGLHPADGEALLTILERLKAAGNSLFVVEHDLDVIRRAEWLVDVGPGAGEKGGEVLYSGPIEGLADVETSITRRYLFAEPLRSERTPRDPKAWLRLEGIRRNNLHGLDVEFPIGCFTAVTGVSGSGKSSLVSQALPELVTEHLGGSPAAEEEDIDPLLDVAQNDTEGRIVAGMEHVRRLVRVDQKPIGRTPRSNLSTYSGMFDHVRRIFADTPLARRRHYSPGRFSFNVAQGRCPVCEGEGYVMVELLFLPSVFAPCSTCHGSRYNPQTLEVEWNGRNIAQVLELTVDDACDFFAGEASVMRSLDVLREIGLGYLRLGQPATELSGGEAQRIKLATELQRAQRGNTIYILDEPTSGLHPSDGDRLMQHLQGLVDAGNTVVVVEHDMRAITQVDWIIDLGPGAGEDGGRIVASGVPGVVAEAEGSLTARYLKAAL
- a CDS encoding type 1 glutamine amidotransferase domain-containing protein; the protein is MTLEGKSVAILIAPRGTEEPEFSKPKQAVEDAGGKVTVISFEPGKARTVNSDLDEGASYTIDKTFSEVKADDFDGLVVPGGTVGADKLRGSVEAIAFIRAFFDQKKPVAAICHAPWTLIEAGVLEGRTLTSYPTLKVDIENAGGAWTNEEVVVDNGLVTSRDPNDLPAFCAKLVEEIAEGVDAALAAGN